In the genome of Hevea brasiliensis isolate MT/VB/25A 57/8 chromosome 14, ASM3005281v1, whole genome shotgun sequence, the window TAGTAAAcggtaaattttatattttaaaataaatcaaacggctgatttttttttttctgatgtgAGAGAAAAGGAGATAAatagaaaattttattattttttttaatttaaaattttgttataatgAATTAGagaaattttatgaaataaaattaaaatttaaagatttttTAGTAATAAATTGAAATCAAAGGGTGAAAatgaaatagggataaaattaagGGATGGCTACAAAAATTATCAACAATAATGcatattctttaaaaaaaaaaaaatgggccATGGGACCAGGAGTAGGATTAGGGCTTTTCTCTACTGTGCAACTGAATGGGCAGTGGAGCTGCTTCTACATCTTGTTATAAGCAGTCCTTGTTAATTTTGCTAGGGTTTTTGATTGCCGCTTGCCGAAACCAGACTGTCGTATTGGGTACTTTACATTGGGATTCCGTTCTCCCGTTCTTTGCCACTGTGATTCTTATTCTTGTATTGGTGTTTCGCATAAATTTTTTCAGCAAGAGAAGAGGAAATTTTTGGCTTGAATGGGAAGCAAGAAAAGGAGTTCTGGTTCTGTCGAGGAAGTAGATAATTTGGTAGATTCTAACACTGAGAATGTAGCTTCTAATCCTCTTAAGAAGAAACTGAAGAAGTGTAAGAAAAAAGATGAAGAAACAGCACATGGGGATGCTCCTGCTGTTCCTAGTTCAGTAAAACCCATGGAAAGAAGGAAGGAAAGGAAGGCTTTGGACAAAGAAAGGCACCGCCTTGCTTTGGAAAATCAAGAATCAAAGCCTAAACTAATGGAAGTAGAAAAAGATGTTAATGAAACTCGGGGGCAGATACTGGGATCATCCAATGGTGATTTGCCTGAGTTCCATATTGGTGTTTTCAAGGACTTGGCATCAGCAGATGTTTCTGTGAGAGAAGCTGCTGTAGAGAGATTGGTGACAGAATTGCAGGCGGTTCAGAATGCATATGAGATGGTTGAGAATAAGGAAGTGATTGAAGGTGGATTGAAATTGGAAGCTGAAAAGGATGATGGGCTGAATAATTGTGCACCTTCTTTGAGATATGCTGTGCGTAGGCTTATTCGTGGTGCTTCATCATCAAGAGAGGTATGGTTGGTTGAATTGCATAGTGCAGTTATCAGTTGTTGCTCATTTGCATTTGCAAGACATTTCATACATTTATAAATTTACCTTGTGTGACCTCTGTTCTTAAATTAAATAAGGTATGTGTTCGCTTATTCTCATTTCCCCCAAAGTATCAAATATTAATCTTCCTCTTTTGCATAAATTCTTTTACAGAATACAAGCTATAGCATATGCAGAATGAttacttttattttttacatTATTCGTATGTTATCTACTGCTGCTAACTGAAATTGGGGCTTATCCAGCTTTATGATACTTGGATAATTCACTCTGCAATATTTATTACAATAGCAATAAACTTACGTGGGCTGTCTATGAAGTGTGGTCATTGGCTAATTTTTTTGTAATGCATATTCTGGCTTGGCTTTTCCAGTGTGCAAGACAAGGATTTGCATTAGGTTTGACTGTGTTAGTTGGCACAATTCCTAGCATCAAGCTGGACTCATTACTGAAGCTAATAGTTGATTTGTTAGAGGTTTCTTCATCAATGAAGGGTCAGGTGAGCAAGAATCATGTTGTATGTGCTAGCTTGTTAGGCTGCTATCTGCAAGAGAAGAATTTCCTTAAGCCACTTCCCTGTGACATTGCAGGAAATAAGGGATTGTCTTTTAGGTCGTTTGTTTGCTTATGGTGCTCTTGCCCGATCAGGAAGAATGACCCAAGAGTGGATGTCTGATCAAAGTATATCTCCGAACATGAGCTCATTCATCAAGGAATTCATCAACGCTCTTCTCTCCCTTGCATCAAAGAAGCGATATTTGCAGGAGCCTTCCATTGAAATTATTTTAGATTTGGTTGAAAAGGTGTGTTATCCTAATCCTGATAAATGAAGAATACTGATTCTACATTTATTGTGGAACTGTCTCTTATTTGGTGGTACGTTGAATAGGTGTAACTGATTTGTGCTTCATAGTGCAGCTTATATCTCTTAACATGAACTCATTCTTACTGGAATGTAACTTTTTACTAAGATGGTATTTGGCATAGCTTATGGAAAATTAGTTTATTAAGCACTAGGAgcttataagttaatttgagcttataagcatttaaaattttaagcaatTACATGTTTGATTAAAGTGCTTATAAGTAGGTGACACGTTTGGTAGAAAGCAGCTTATAAGTACATTTACTATTAAAATGACTACAAAGGGTATTAAGTTATTTtctcaaataataaattatattaactcaatattttattataatattatcaaaatatatttcaatcatattataatatgatttaattttaaattaaataaactaatgttttatggacaaatattttattaaaattaattaaaaataattattcaattcaaTAAAACAATAAGGACATATAAtggaattataaaattaaatgaaggtAATACAATAAAACacttggtcaaaaatgaaaaactCCTTTCCCCTAGCTTTTTTTTTTGGCTTACCTTAAACAAACAGGTCATCTTAAAATTGTGGCTTATAAGCTGGTTCCAAACACCCTCTAAATCAGCATTACACCTTAtctcatttaatttttcattgaaAGTAGTCACTTGTTGCAGTGGTGCTTAAGCTTTTATTACATTCACCAAATGATGTTCTCCAACTATGTTGGGACGATGTGCTGATGTTGTCTTACTCTTAGGTTTTTAGTTGTAAATTACATTGGACGATTGTCCTGTTTTTGTTTTCTAGACATTTAATAGTAAAAGCTGCCAAAATCTCATGGAAATCTTGAATTATCCATGTCTTTTTTTTTGCTCCTCTCGCTCTTTTTTAGCCTTGAATCTGTATTATCATCTCAGGAATGCTGTTGACACTTCATTGTTCAACTTTGCCAAATTTATTTTCTATCTTTTCCGTTTATGTATTGAACATCTGTTTGTATAATCATTCTACTGCTTAGAATAATGCTAGAGCTCTTGACGTGCATTCACGCTAATGTTTCCAGGCACTAGATAAACTAATTTTCTAAGCAAGTAAAGAAAATTAGTTCTTTTTCTTGTAATTTTTTACTGCACTATGTTAAGCTCCTTTTCTTCCACTTTGAATTAAGAACATGATATTTCAACCAATATCAAGATTCAAACTTTATCCAAAAACCAGGAAACTAACAATGGTAAGGACCTTTGTTCTTTTAGTTTTGACTATTCTTTTTCCTTTCCACTATTTATTATGCATGGACCTCTTCAAAGTTGTTTGGAGTTTCTTTTgcttcaaagttgttccttatttcgcAAATTTGTGTATTTTGTGCATGTGATAAGGTAATTGCTTCATTATCTCTTGATCCTTTTACTGATGTCTTTTGATTGCAGTTGCCAACTGATTTCTTGCTGAATCATGTACTTGAGACTCCTGGTCTTCGTGAGTGGTTTGAGGGAGCTACAGATGTTGGAAATCCTGATGCGCTGCTTTTAGCCTTGAAAATTCGTGATAAAATTTCTGTTGATAGTGTGATATTCAGCAATATTTTGCCATATCCATTTACCCCTAGCAGACTTTTTGCATCAGACCATTTGTCCTCACTTGTTAACTGCTTGAAGGTGATAGTTAAACACATATTTGTGCAATTAAATTATTTCCTTAAATAAGCATATGACTTATGCAAAACATTTCTGTTTGTGGAAAATGGCAGGAATCAACTTTCTGTCAACCAAGAATTCACAGTGTCTGGCCTGTCCTGGTAAGTATTCTTTTACCTGATGCTGTTTTGCAAGTTGAAGATATGGTGTCAGCTTCTAATTCTCTTAAGAAGCATAAGAAAGGTCGCAAGCCTAGCTCTTCTGAAGAGGAAACTTCAAAGATTATTCAGAATTTTTGTGAGGTTATCATTGAGGGATCacttcttctttcatctcatgatCGTAAGCATTTGGCATTTGATATTCTGCTTCTGCTCCTTCCAAGATTACCTGCATCTTTGTTTCCAATTGTTCTATCCTACAAACTTGTTCAGTGCCTTATGGATACACTTTCAACAAAAGACTCTTGGCTGTATAAAGTTGCAGAGCATTTTCTTAAAGAATTGTCAGATTGGGTTGGAAATGATGATGTCAGAAGGGTTGCTGTCATAGTGGCTTTACAAAAGCATAGCAATGGAAAATTTGATAACGTCACAAGAACAAAAACAGTTAAAACTTTAATGACAGAGTTTATGACAGAAGCAGGTTGTATGCTGTTTATTCAGAATTTAATGAACATGTTTGTGGATGAAGGTCACACTTCAGAGGAACCTTCAGATCAGAGCCAGACAACTGATGACAACTCCGAGATAGGTTCAATAGAGGATAAGGATTCAGGTAGTGCAATGGGAAATTCTGATTTTTTGAAAATCTGGGTTGTGGAGTCCCTCCCAAGTATTTTGAAATGTTTGAAGCTGGATTCTGAAGCAAAGTTTCGGGtgcaaaaggaaattttgaagtttctaACTGTTCAAGGTCTGTTCTCTGCATCTCTTGGATCTGAAGTTACATCTTTTGAATTACAGGAGAAATTTAGGTGGCCAAAAGTAGCCGCCTCAAGCGCCACTTGCAAGATGTGTATTGAGCAGGTCCAACTTTTGCTGGCAAGTGCTCAAAAGATGGAGGGGCCACATTCTTTGGCAAATGTCCTTGAGCCCAATGATCTTGGGTCTTACTTCATGCGATTCCTTAGCACATTACGCAATATTCCTTCCATTTCTCTGTTTCGACCTTTGAGTAATGAGGATGAAAAGGCATTGGAAAGATTGCAAGAAATGGAAACTAGATTGTCCAGAGAGGTATAATTTCTATCATCTTGCTTGCCTTTGGCAATACTAATAGTTCATGCTTTTGCATGTTCTAAATGTATTTAGAGTAATTACATGGCTGACCTGCATGGTGAATCTAAATAAACTCAAATATGTTTATGATATATTTATTCAATCTTACTCATCATATGTGTGTTGGGTTGCTAAAATTGAGAGAAGGGCTTTCGCCTTAAGTGTGAGAATGTTTTTTAAACCAGTGCTTAAAAATTGTTTTTTATGTGGACTTTGCCTTAGTAAAGTGCATTTGTTGGCGAGTCCTAAACTAATAGCTATTTTTTATCTTGTGAATTTGTGGGTGCTTGAAAGCTGGTTCTTTTGCTCTTGAGTCTTGCATTCATCCATTGTTTTTGAAtcttccatcagagtgatgtgtTTTCTGTTATGCCACCCATTTACTTTTCTTAAAATTTCTCATCTGTTACTTTATCTGTTATTTAACATTGCCGGAGAATGTTTAGTTCTAACACACTTTAATGCTGTCAGGAAAGGAATTGTGGGCATAGTACAGATGTTAATAAATTACACGCATTGAAGTATTTACTGATCCAGTTGCTGCTCCAAGTGCTCCTTAGACCAGGAGAATTCTCTGAAGCTGTGTCTGAACTTGTCATCTGCTATAAGAAAGCTTTTGCAGCTTCTGATCTGCTTGACACCTCAGGAGAAGATGAATTGGATAGTGATGGGAGTCCTGAGTTAATGGATGTTCTTGTGGATACATTGCTTTCATTGTTGCCACAGTCTTCAGCTCCTATGCGATCTGCCATTGAACAGGTTTGCACAATTATGGCAAGTTTAGTTTCTTTGTATTTTATGCAAGAGTTTTTTCCTCGACTTGTAATTTGGGTTTACATTTTTGTGTACTGCTGTAGGTGTGCACTTTGTTACTATAACTATGATGCTATAATTAGGTTGAGTTCTTGATTAGTTATTTTCTTAAGAATCTCTCTAGTCATTTTCTTACTCATGGTATTTATCATTAACCTAATGACTTTAACTTGGGTTTTCTTTAtgttttcaggttttcaagtatTTCTGTGATGAAGTGACAAATGATGGACTTCTTCAGATGTTGCGTGTCATCAAGAAGGATTTGAAACCAGCCAGACATCAGGAACCGGATAgcgaagatgatgatgatgatgaagattttCTTGgtattgaagaagatgaaattgaTGAAGCTGAGATAGGTGAAACAGTTGAGATTGAAGAGCAGACAGATGATTCTGAGGCAGTAGTAGAAGCTGACGAAGCTGTCAAGGAATCACCTATAGATTCTGATGATTCTGATGGAGGAATGGATGATGATGCAATGTTCCGAATGGACACCTACCTTGCCCAAATTTTCAAAGAGAGGAagaatcaggctgggggtgaaaCTGCTCAATCCCAGCTTGTTTTGTTCAAACTTCGAGTCCTTTCATTGCTGGAGATTTACCTACATGCAAATCCAGGCAAGTACATTGTTGTTTTTGGTGAGATCAGCTGTCATTCTTGGATTAATGAGAATGGTCTATGAATTAAGAGCACTAGTATGATTCTTTATTTTCCTTTAGATGACTGGGTATTTGTACTGAAAACTCCTGCCACCTTATGCCATAAGTTTTGGTGAGATCTCCGGTTGAAATTGCAAGACTTGATTGTTTTGCAATTGTCaaatgtttgttttttttttcccccttacTTTTCCCCCTTTGGAACAGTTTCATCACTCTCCCAATTGGCCAAACAACCAAATGACTAAATAACTACAGGGCTGTATCTTGATTTTATGTTTTTTTGTCTTCATTTCAGGCAAGCCTCAAGTTCTGACATTGTACTCAAACTTGGCATCTGCACTTGTTAAACCACATACTACAGAAATCAGTGAGCAGCTTGGACAGCGTATATGGggaatcctgcaaaagaaaatatttaaagcAAAGGACTTCCCAAAGGGTGAAGCCGTGCAACTGTCTACACTTGAATCTTTATTGGAAAAGAACTTAAAGTTGGCATCAAAACCATTCAAGAGGAAGAAATCTGCAGTTCCATCAAAGAAGAAGCAGTCAGCCTCATGGA includes:
- the LOC110640977 gene encoding uncharacterized protein LOC110640977; the protein is MGSKKRSSGSVEEVDNLVDSNTENVASNPLKKKLKKCKKKDEETAHGDAPAVPSSVKPMERRKERKALDKERHRLALENQESKPKLMEVEKDVNETRGQILGSSNGDLPEFHIGVFKDLASADVSVREAAVERLVTELQAVQNAYEMVENKEVIEGGLKLEAEKDDGLNNCAPSLRYAVRRLIRGASSSRECARQGFALGLTVLVGTIPSIKLDSLLKLIVDLLEVSSSMKGQEIRDCLLGRLFAYGALARSGRMTQEWMSDQSISPNMSSFIKEFINALLSLASKKRYLQEPSIEIILDLVEKLPTDFLLNHVLETPGLREWFEGATDVGNPDALLLALKIRDKISVDSVIFSNILPYPFTPSRLFASDHLSSLVNCLKESTFCQPRIHSVWPVLVSILLPDAVLQVEDMVSASNSLKKHKKGRKPSSSEEETSKIIQNFCEVIIEGSLLLSSHDRKHLAFDILLLLLPRLPASLFPIVLSYKLVQCLMDTLSTKDSWLYKVAEHFLKELSDWVGNDDVRRVAVIVALQKHSNGKFDNVTRTKTVKTLMTEFMTEAGCMLFIQNLMNMFVDEGHTSEEPSDQSQTTDDNSEIGSIEDKDSGSAMGNSDFLKIWVVESLPSILKCLKLDSEAKFRVQKEILKFLTVQGLFSASLGSEVTSFELQEKFRWPKVAASSATCKMCIEQVQLLLASAQKMEGPHSLANVLEPNDLGSYFMRFLSTLRNIPSISLFRPLSNEDEKALERLQEMETRLSREERNCGHSTDVNKLHALKYLLIQLLLQVLLRPGEFSEAVSELVICYKKAFAASDLLDTSGEDELDSDGSPELMDVLVDTLLSLLPQSSAPMRSAIEQVFKYFCDEVTNDGLLQMLRVIKKDLKPARHQEPDSEDDDDDEDFLGIEEDEIDEAEIGETVEIEEQTDDSEAVVEADEAVKESPIDSDDSDGGMDDDAMFRMDTYLAQIFKERKNQAGGETAQSQLVLFKLRVLSLLEIYLHANPGKPQVLTLYSNLASALVKPHTTEISEQLGQRIWGILQKKIFKAKDFPKGEAVQLSTLESLLEKNLKLASKPFKRKKSAVPSKKKQSASWKRHKMIISLAQNSTYWILKIIDARKFSDSELHRVFDIFKGVLVGYFDSKKSQIKSEFLKEIFRRRPWIGHHLFGFLLEKCGSAKSEFRRVDALDLVMEILKSMVSSGTDESSRNASKKMLKNHLQKLSHLVKELVMNMPENKSRRAEVRKFCGKIFQIVSIHDITKSFLKELAPETQAACELQLGELFHNMKKAKDNPKN